Proteins from one Podarcis raffonei isolate rPodRaf1 chromosome 1, rPodRaf1.pri, whole genome shotgun sequence genomic window:
- the LOC128421182 gene encoding uncharacterized protein LOC128421182 — protein MTYISVDERQEHCRVILSCQNNQLYAQHGLKDFSVSSMHPLKNLDARIFTGDFNPVSKADSTAGAHLYRSVENLHWATGADPHCHPRYGNVDKEFVVRYKGTAHWSKCSAEGTPSPSSPECCRHFPLALDRIPPAARDVTLPPCAKVPPWLFSSVDGDAKKTLKEKLRIHSSKAAEICKPLRPQVSLNDLVPRECSECRACQQYKNGCSVNCCTIFVQHATLTHGPWTALGSHRPCFSRRLTNPEDIKQEARRRLQIRRQNSSPNLTLHCASDGQDMVKSQTTGSLKGYEGEGDTKRILELSKKGDFKERLYIPTFEEFKRMRIKETCFLGGSGDVTKDVKEGTQKLEEKRNQNPCSGAQQILAKETVATIDYYDDVFHENTQSTSGLVGYQDNSSTWDRSFCLMNMPMARDKRYEVPTSDRIPVPICSSPIPRPPLQSAAVLREEGGKTFAEGETQGLNARQLSEVLHHAGQPVVPENQSSCCPLLLEATDISSYGAKLQKMKDEFIGSALDLIKKSCSGEATPEPPSKGFCELKKDDLTFVEDSHQPTSSSPNCRRSSSDISYETSDCTKAQRECRLRPHFSDPMPTDAVKRKQLELKIAAAARQHAQKRRQERDSSPVLTKANLNYSSNVDENHGILGGSFRSKHRWSNVSSLSADSGIVGGSDERDSADASSGGVPMMRSADMERADSGISQVLSRKWRSKASETLASLQAWEAHQPCTDCGGRHFPLETDVQNQNKRRAVLCEKCLKCRTERKESVLEFVNTETSYGEDLRIIKEEFYLPMQAAGLLTQDQLLVVFGNIQELIDLNENFLEYLQEEIEQAFEQGDDDLMTVCIGEIFLEFVNMLPAFQTYCLQQSSSVNMLNALEKEKELLRIFLNVSQNDNTALRRMNLRSFLMAPLQRVTKYPLLLSRIIKATTEYHPDHSSLREAKSRIESHLEHINMKTKQEGNSWTLRSFRQDSKKNREVINIEMRETAIKTVGWLREETRFVMEGPLQLAQPPDGQWVKKGSKTLKFQNMQVLLMVNIRRASESSFEPGEPGPVKDAVLVLIRDKNNGKFSLLREPLRLSNCVVSVDPDCDDTFELLEIRRESFVFRDGDKARTHHWFRQIRRYSRELGSWKKRRNALPNIMISASHNRS, from the exons ATGACATACATCAGCGTTGATGAGAGGCAGGAACACTGTCGGGTAATTTTGAGCTGCCAGAATAATCAGCTGTACGCACAACATGGCTTAAAGGATTTCTCAGTTAGCAGCATGCATCCTCTGAAGAACTTGGACGCTCGCATTTTTACTGGGGACTTTAATCCTGTGAGCAAAGCAGACAGCACTGCAGGGGCACATCTGTATCGAAGTGTGGAGAATCTACATTGGGCCACGGGTGCTGATCCGCATTGCCATCCCCGCTACGGAAATGTAGACAAAGAATTTGTTGTCCGTTACAAAGGCACAGCTCATTGGTCAAAGTGTTCTGCAGAAGGTACTCCATCCCCCAGCTCACCTGAATGTTGCCGACACTTCCCTCTCGCATTGGACAGAATTCCACCTGCAGCGCGAGACGTCACCCTTCCTCCTTGTGCCAAAGTGCCTCCGTGGCTTTTCTCCTCCGTCGACGGGGATGCCAAAAAAACCCTAAAGGAAAAACTTCGAATTCACAGTAGTAAAGCTGCAGAGATCTGCAAGCCTCTCAGACCTCAGGTTTCCTTGAATGACCTGGTTCCAAGGGAATGCTCTGAATGCCGGGCATGCCAGCAATATAAGAACGGTTGTTCGGTGAACTGTTGCACCATATTTGTGCAGCATGCCACCCTCACTCACGGGCCATGGACAGCTCTGGGGAGTCATCGGCCTTGCTTTTCTCGCCGACTAACAAACCCAGAAGACATCAAGCAAGAAGCTCGGAGAAGGTTGCAGATCAGGAGACAGAACAGCTCGCCCAACTTGACTCTCCATTGTGCCAGTGATGGCCAGGACATGGTCAAGTCCCAAACGACTGGATCCTTAAAGGGATATGAGGGGGAAGGAGACACCAAAAGGATTTTGGAGCTGAGCAAAAAAGGGGACTTCAAAGAGAGACTCTACATTCCAACTTTTGAAGAGTTCAAGCGGATGAGAATCAAGGAGACATGTTTTCTTGGTGGCAGCGGTGACGTGACAAAAGATGTGAAGGAAGGAACCCAAAAgttggaagaaaaaagaaatcagaaccCTTGTTCAGGTGCCCAGCAAATTCTTGCCAAAGAAACGGTTGCAACGATAGATTATTATGATGATGTGTTTCATGAAAATACCCAGAGCACTTCTGGCCTTGTTGGCTATCAAGATAATTCATCTACATGGGACAGGAGCTTCTGCCTGATGAACATGCCTATGGCTAGGGACAAGCGCTATGAAGTGCCAACTTCAGATAGAATCCCAGTCCCCATTTGTTCAAGTCCAATTCCAAGACCACCTCTACAGTCTGCTGCAGTCcttagggaggagggagggaaaacttTTGCTGAAGGGGAGACTCAGGGATTGAATGCAAGACAACTAAGCGAAGTCCTCCACCATGCTGGACAGCCAGTGGTGCCTGAAAACCAGTCTTCTTGCTGCCCATTGCTATTAGAAGCAACAGATATATCCAGCTATGGAGCTAAACTGCAGAAAATGAAGGATGAATTTATAGGCTCTGCACTGGACCTCATTAAGAAGAG CTGCAGTGGCGAAGCTACCCCTGAGCCCCCCTCCAAAGGATTCTGTGAACTTAAGAAGGATGACCTCACTTTTGTGGAGGACTCGCATCAACCCACC AGCTCCAGCCCCAACTGCCGCCGATCAAGTTCTGACATCTCCTACGAAACTTCAGACTGCACCAAAGCTCAACGGGAGTGTCGGCTGCGGCCTCATTTCAGTGATCCGATGCCAACAGATGCTGTGAAGAGGAAACAACTGGAGCTGAAGATTGctgcagcagcacggcagcatgCCCAGAAGCGCCGGCAAGAGAGAGACTCCA GCCCAGTGCTGACGAAAGCCAACCTCAACTACAGCAGCAACGTTGATGAGAACCACGGCATTCTGGGCGGCTCCTTTCGTTCCAAACACCGCTGGAGCAACGTCAGCAGTCTCAGCGCCGACAGCGGCATTGTGGGCGGGAGTGACGAGAGGGACAGTGCCGATGCCAGCAGTGGAGGGGTGCCAATGATGAGGTCGGCTGATATGGAGCGGGCGGACAGCGGCATCAGCCAGGTGCTGAGTAGGAAGTGGAGGAGCAAGGCGTCGGAGACGCTGGCATCTCTGCAGGCGTGGGAGGCCCACCAGCCTTGCACCGACTGTGGGGGGAGACACTTCCCGCTGGAGACGGATGTCCAGAACCAGAACAAGAGGCGGGCCGTCCTCTGCGAGAAGTGCCTGAAGTGCCGGACGGAGCGGAAGGAGTCGGTGCTGGAGTTTGTCAACACTGAAACCAGCTACGGGGAGGACCTGCGCATCATCAAGGAAGAGTTCTACCTCCCCATGCAAGCTGCTGGCCTGCTAACACAGGACCAGCTGCTGGTGGTTTTCGGCAACATACAGGAGCTCATTGACCTCAACGAAAACTTCCTGGAGTACCTTCAGGAAGAGATTGAGCAGGCCTTTGAGCAG GGCGATGATGACCTCATGACTGTGTGCATCGGTGAAATATTCCTGGAATTTGTCAATATGCTGCCTGCCTTCCAAACGTACTGCCTCCAGCAGTCATCTTCAGTGAACATGCTCAATGCACTGGAAAAAGAGAAGGAGTTACTCAG GATTTTCCTCAATGTTTCCCAGAACGACAACACAGCTCTTCGCCGCATGAATCTGCGGTCATTCCTCATGGCTCCACTGCAGAGAGTCACCAAGTACCCACTTCTGCTGAGCCGCATCATCAAAGCCACCACTGAGTACCACCCAGATCACAGCAGCCTGAGGGAGGCCAAAAGCCGCATTGAGTCCCACCTGGAGCACATAAACATGAAGACCAAGCAGGAAGGAAACTCGTGGACTTTGCGTTCCTTCCGCCAGGACAGCAAGAAGAACAGGGAGGTCATTAACATTGAAATGAGGGAAACCGCTATCAAGACTGTGGGCTGGCTGCGGGAAGAGACCCGCTTTGTGATGGAAGGGCCCTTGCAGCTGGCCCAGCCTCCTGATGGACAGTGGGTCAAAAAGGGCAGCAAGACCTTAAAATTCCAGAACATGCAAGTGCTCCTCATGGTCAACATCAGACGCGCCTCTGAGTCTAGCTTTGAACCCGGAGAGCCAGGGCCTGTGAAAGATGCAGTATTGGTACTGATTAGGGACAAAAACAATGGGAAGTTCAGCTTGCTCAGGGAGCCCTTGAGACTCAGCAACTGTGTGGTCTCTGTGGATCCCGACTGCGATGACACGTTTGAACTCCTTGAGATCAGGCGGGAGTCTTTTGTGTTCCGAGATGGAGACAAGGCACGGACTCACCACTGGTTCAGGCAGATACGGAGGTACTCTCGGGAGCTGGGCTCCTGGAAGAAGCGGCGCAATGCCTTGCCCAACATCATGATAAGCGCATCACACAATAGGTCATGA
- the TSN gene encoding translin codes for MSVSEMFIALQGVLTADQDIREEIRKVVQTLEQTAREILTVLQGVHQGSGFQDIPKKCQKAREHFGTVRTQLASLKNKFPADQYYRFNEHWRFVLQRLVFLAAFVVYLETETLVTREAATEILGIESEREKGFHLDIEDYLSGVLTLASELARLAVNSVTAGDYARPLRISAFINELDSGFRLLNLKNDSLRKRYDGLKYDVKKIEEVVYDLSIRGLNKDSIANAGGEK; via the exons ATGTCCGTCAGCGAGATGTTCATCGCTTTGCAAGGGGTGCTCACGGCCGACCAGGATATCCGCGAG GAGATCAGGAAAGTTGTTCAAACTCTGGAGCAAACAGCCCGGGAAATTCTTACAGTGCTACAAGGAGTCCACCAGGGGTCTGGATTTCAGGACA taCCAAAGAAGTGTCAGAAGGCTCGTGAACACTTTGGTACTGTTAGAACACAGTTGGCCTCTCTGAAAAACAAGTTCCCTGCAGATCAATATTACAG ATTTAATGAACATTGGAGATTTGTGTTACAACGTTTGGTGTTCTTAGCAGCATTTGTTGTCTACTTGGAGACAGAAACCTTAGTGACTCGGGAAGCTGCTACAGAAATACTTGGAA TTGAATCTGAAAGAGAGAAAGGCTTTCACCTGGACATTGAGGATTACCTCTCTGGGGTGTTGACTCTGGCTAGTGAGCTG GCTAGGTTGGCAGTGAACAGTGTCACAGCTGGAGACTACGCCCGTCCCCTCCGCATCTCTGCTTTTATCAACGAGTTGGATTCCGGATTCCGCCTTCTCAACCTGAAGAATGACTCCCTGAGGAAGCGCTACGATGGCCTCAAGTACGATGTCAAGAAGATAGAGGAGGTGGTTTATGACCTGTCAATCAGAGGGCTCAACAAGGACTCAATTGCTAATGCTGGTGGGGAGAAATAG